The following are from one region of the Sulfurimicrobium lacus genome:
- a CDS encoding DUF2238 domain-containing protein, which translates to MTGLAWDKWLRRSLICGVLMVLVWSGWHPKDVFTWFLEVAPVLVGLPLLVLTFRRFPLTSLAYALLALHAVILMVGGHYIYAEMPVFNWLRDTFELSRNHYDRVGHVAQGFVPAIVAREILLRRSPLRPGKWLFFLVSCVCLAISACYEFIEWWVALASGDEAVAFLATQGDVWDTQWDMFLALCGALASQLLLARLHDRQLAALGQKC; encoded by the coding sequence GTGACAGGCCTCGCATGGGATAAATGGCTGCGCCGTTCCCTGATCTGCGGCGTTCTCATGGTGCTGGTATGGTCCGGTTGGCATCCGAAGGATGTTTTTACCTGGTTTCTCGAAGTGGCGCCGGTGCTGGTCGGGCTGCCGCTGCTGGTGCTGACCTTCCGCCGCTTCCCCCTCACGTCCCTGGCTTACGCGCTGCTGGCGCTTCACGCCGTCATCCTGATGGTGGGCGGGCATTACATCTATGCCGAAATGCCCGTGTTCAACTGGCTGCGCGATACCTTCGAGCTGTCGCGCAACCATTACGACCGCGTCGGGCATGTCGCGCAGGGCTTCGTGCCGGCCATCGTGGCGCGCGAAATCCTGCTGCGCCGTTCTCCCTTGCGGCCGGGCAAATGGCTATTTTTCCTGGTGAGCTGCGTGTGCCTGGCGATCAGCGCCTGTTACGAATTCATCGAGTGGTGGGTGGCACTCGCTTCCGGCGACGAGGCGGTGGCCTTCCTCGCCACCCAGGGCGATGTCTGGGATACCCAGTGGGACATGTTCCTCGCGCTGTGCGGCGCGCTGGCTTCGCAATTGCTGCTGGCGCGTCTGCATGACCGGCAGCTGGCCGCATTGGGACAGAAATGCTGA
- a CDS encoding nucleoside recognition domain-containing protein — protein sequence MLNVIWIGFFLVAFAIGLVKLVLFGEADVFPLMMKATFDSARTGFEIALGLTGVMTLWLGVMKIGEKAGFLALLTRLLAPLFRRLMPDVPPDHPALGAITMNMAANMLGLDNAATPMGLKAMRELQTLNPTPDTASNAQILFLVINASSVTLLPVTIFTYRAQLGAADPTDVFIPILLATYCSTLVGLLAVAAYQKINLFDRVVLAYLGGITAVVAGLVAYFARLDAAAMQAQSAFLSNFLLFGLLIAFLVGAVVKRVNAYEAFIEGAKEGFHIAVGIIPYLVAMLVAIGVFRASGGLEAVMGGIRALVQWLGMDTRFVDGLPTALMKPLSGSGSRAMMIETMKVSGADSFAGRLASIIQGSTETTFYVLAVYFGSVGIQRVRHAVTCGLLADLGGFVAAVAAAYFFFG from the coding sequence ATGCTGAACGTCATCTGGATCGGCTTTTTTCTCGTTGCCTTCGCCATCGGGCTGGTCAAGCTGGTGCTGTTCGGCGAGGCCGACGTGTTCCCGCTGATGATGAAGGCGACCTTCGATTCGGCCAGGACCGGTTTCGAGATCGCGCTGGGGCTGACCGGCGTGATGACGCTGTGGTTGGGTGTGATGAAAATCGGCGAGAAGGCCGGCTTCCTCGCGCTGCTCACGCGTCTGCTGGCGCCCCTGTTCCGCCGCCTCATGCCTGATGTGCCGCCCGACCACCCGGCGCTCGGCGCGATCACCATGAACATGGCGGCCAACATGCTGGGGCTGGACAACGCCGCTACCCCGATGGGACTCAAGGCGATGCGCGAGCTGCAGACCCTCAATCCCACGCCCGACACCGCCAGCAACGCGCAGATCCTGTTTCTGGTGATCAACGCTTCTTCCGTCACCCTGCTGCCGGTGACCATCTTCACCTACCGTGCCCAGCTTGGCGCGGCCGACCCGACCGACGTGTTCATCCCCATCCTGCTGGCGACCTATTGCTCCACCCTGGTGGGGCTGCTGGCGGTGGCTGCGTACCAGAAGATCAATCTGTTCGACCGTGTGGTGCTCGCCTATCTGGGCGGAATTACAGCGGTAGTGGCGGGTCTCGTGGCCTATTTCGCGCGCCTCGATGCGGCGGCGATGCAGGCGCAGTCGGCGTTCCTCAGCAATTTCCTGCTGTTCGGCCTGCTCATCGCCTTCCTGGTCGGCGCCGTGGTGAAAAGGGTCAACGCCTACGAGGCGTTCATCGAAGGGGCGAAGGAGGGCTTTCACATCGCGGTGGGCATCATTCCCTACCTCGTGGCGATGCTGGTGGCGATCGGCGTGTTCCGCGCCAGCGGCGGGCTGGAGGCGGTGATGGGCGGGATTCGCGCGCTGGTGCAGTGGCTCGGCATGGACACGCGCTTCGTCGACGGCCTGCCCACCGCGCTGATGAAGCCGCTCTCCGGCAGCGGATCGCGCGCCATGATGATCGAAACCATGAAGGTTTCCGGTGCCGACTCCTTCGCCGGCCGCCTGGCTTCCATCATCCAGGGCAGCACCGAAACCACGTTCTACGTGCTGGCGGTGTACTTCGGTTCGGTGGGCATCCAGCGCGTGCGTCACGCCGTCACTTGCGGCTTGCTGGCAGACCTGGGTGGCTTCGTCGCTGCCGTGGCCGCGGCCTATTTCTTCTTCGGCTGA
- a CDS encoding sensor domain-containing protein → MKQPSWLPLIEGMLEAVWLVDPIDLRIVAANRAAETLLGVAPDSLIGTPVIDLATTPEDVFFWEDVAAGLTDHIYSETLLLRRDGTTVQVDRRVTRVQLGQDGPLYIASIRDKSEQRRVENELEELIAELRATLESTADGILVANMEGAIRGYNNRFAELWDLPDNLLTQRDDQGVYAWMNQHMLDSEYYAERLGIINRTPLLEATDILLLRSGRVLERVTLPQYARGRPIGRVFSYRDITQRLADENRLQLASKVFEASLDAIFVTDAEYRIISANPSCERLTGYAQKEVLGHSPGDFIYDLGNNAFPEQMIEHLGVEGVWEGEVWHRCKDGKSNPCLVSMVRVQDENGNTLHYIGFFKDLTESLAAKQRIEELAYNDTLTGLPNRLMLAERMELALGYAKREGSSFAVLFLDLDHFKQINDSLGHMFGDRVLIEVAERLKNCLRQVDMASRLGGDEFVLLLTQTDARGAESTARRVLEALARPFTLDEINFTVTCSIGIALYPDDGVTIDDLIKNSDSAMYHVKERGRSDFRFYQRQMNIDLLSRMKLDHAMRLALEHGDFQLHYQPQVDLASGDVIGVEALIRWHDKDLGQISPAQFIPVAEETGVIVAIGNWVLTHAVQQAALWHAQGRQLVMAVNVSALQFQQANFVASVADALSAAGLPPDRLELELTESILVRDADEALKRLGALAELGVKLAIDDFGTGYSSLSYLKRFPIHKLKIDRSFISELPDSDSDTAIVRAIINLAQALKLCVIAEGVETELQRHFLVSAGCDEFQGYLCTPALSHEALEQFMEKGDKQPQTKLF, encoded by the coding sequence ATGAAGCAGCCGAGCTGGCTGCCGCTCATCGAAGGCATGCTTGAGGCAGTTTGGCTGGTCGACCCCATCGACTTGCGCATCGTAGCTGCAAACCGCGCGGCGGAAACCCTCCTCGGCGTCGCGCCCGACTCGCTGATCGGCACCCCGGTGATCGATCTGGCGACCACGCCGGAAGACGTGTTTTTCTGGGAAGACGTCGCCGCCGGGCTGACCGACCATATCTATTCAGAAACCCTGCTGCTGCGCCGGGATGGCACGACCGTCCAGGTCGACCGGCGTGTCACCCGCGTCCAGCTCGGACAGGACGGCCCGCTCTACATCGCCTCTATACGCGACAAGTCGGAACAGCGCCGTGTGGAAAACGAGCTGGAAGAACTCATCGCCGAGTTGCGCGCCACCCTGGAATCCACTGCCGACGGGATTCTGGTGGCCAACATGGAAGGCGCGATCCGCGGCTACAACAACCGTTTTGCCGAGCTCTGGGACCTGCCGGACAACTTGCTGACGCAGCGCGACGACCAGGGCGTCTACGCCTGGATGAACCAGCACATGCTCGACTCCGAGTACTACGCGGAACGGCTCGGCATCATCAACCGCACGCCCCTGCTCGAAGCGACCGACATTCTCCTGTTGCGTTCCGGGCGCGTGCTGGAGCGGGTTACCCTGCCGCAATACGCGCGCGGCCGGCCGATAGGCCGCGTTTTCTCCTATCGCGACATCACCCAGCGCCTGGCCGACGAGAACCGGCTGCAACTTGCATCCAAGGTCTTCGAAGCCAGCCTGGACGCGATATTCGTCACCGATGCCGAATATCGCATCATCTCCGCCAACCCGAGCTGCGAACGCCTGACCGGCTATGCGCAGAAGGAAGTGTTGGGACACTCCCCGGGGGATTTCATCTACGATCTCGGCAACAACGCCTTTCCCGAGCAGATGATAGAACATCTGGGCGTGGAGGGCGTATGGGAAGGCGAAGTCTGGCACCGCTGCAAGGATGGCAAATCCAACCCCTGCCTGGTTTCGATGGTGCGCGTGCAGGACGAGAACGGCAACACGCTGCACTACATCGGCTTTTTCAAGGACCTGACCGAATCGCTTGCGGCCAAGCAAAGAATCGAAGAGTTGGCCTACAACGACACCCTCACCGGCCTGCCGAACCGCCTCATGCTGGCGGAACGGATGGAACTCGCGCTCGGTTACGCCAAGCGCGAAGGCAGCTCGTTCGCCGTATTGTTCCTCGATCTGGACCATTTCAAGCAGATCAACGACTCGCTCGGCCACATGTTCGGCGACCGCGTGCTGATCGAAGTGGCGGAGCGCCTGAAAAACTGCCTGCGCCAGGTTGACATGGCCTCCCGCCTGGGAGGCGACGAATTCGTCCTGCTGCTCACCCAGACCGATGCGCGCGGCGCAGAATCCACCGCACGACGCGTGCTGGAAGCGCTGGCCAGGCCGTTCACGCTGGACGAAATCAACTTCACGGTGACATGCAGCATCGGCATCGCGCTGTATCCGGACGACGGCGTCACCATCGACGACCTGATCAAGAACTCGGACAGCGCCATGTACCACGTCAAGGAACGGGGCCGCTCGGATTTCCGTTTCTACCAGCGCCAGATGAACATCGACCTGCTGTCGCGCATGAAGCTCGATCACGCCATGCGCCTTGCCCTGGAACACGGCGATTTCCAGCTGCATTACCAGCCGCAGGTCGACCTTGCCAGCGGCGATGTGATCGGCGTGGAAGCTCTGATCCGCTGGCACGACAAGGACCTGGGGCAGATTTCCCCGGCGCAGTTCATCCCCGTGGCCGAAGAAACCGGCGTGATCGTCGCGATCGGCAACTGGGTGCTGACGCATGCCGTACAACAGGCGGCGCTGTGGCATGCGCAAGGCCGGCAACTGGTCATGGCCGTCAACGTCTCGGCGCTGCAGTTCCAGCAGGCGAATTTCGTCGCCAGCGTGGCAGATGCTTTAAGTGCCGCCGGGTTGCCCCCGGACCGGCTGGAACTGGAACTGACCGAATCGATCCTGGTGCGCGACGCCGACGAGGCGCTCAAACGTCTCGGCGCGCTTGCCGAACTGGGGGTAAAACTGGCAATCGACGACTTCGGCACGGGCTATTCCAGCCTCAGCTACCTGAAACGCTTCCCCATACACAAGCTGAAAATCGACCGTTCCTTCATCTCGGAACTACCCGACAGCGACAGCGACACCGCGATCGTCAGAGCTATCATCAACCTGGCCCAGGCGCTCAAGCTGTGTGTCATTGCCGAAGGGGTCGAAACCGAATTGCAGCGCCATTTCCTGGTCAGCGCCGGATGCGACGAGTTCCAGGGATACCTGTGCACCCCGGCCCTGTCGCATGAAGCGCTTGAACAGTTCATGGAAAAGGGCGACAAGCAGCCGCAGACCAAACTGTTCTGA